In Nostoc sp. UHCC 0926, a single genomic region encodes these proteins:
- a CDS encoding COR domain-containing protein: MANTPQRYLEKIREAKEKQLKELDLSNHWNTLTEIPAEVFELGWLEVLNLSGNQLTTLPEAIARLQQLTSLDLSYNQLTTLPEAIARLQQLTSLDLSYNQLTTLPEAIARLQQLTSLDLSDNQLTTLPEAIAHLQQLTSLDLSNNQLTTLPKAIARLEQLTSLDLRGNQLTTLPEAIARLEQLTFLDLRGDQLTTLPEAITRLQQLTFLDLSFNKLTALPEAIARLEQLTSLDLRGNQLTTLPEAIARLEQLTSLYLSFNKLTALPEAIARLEQLTSLDLRGNSIEKPPPEIVVKGIAAIRDYFRQLKAEGTDYLYEAKLLIVGEGGAGKTTLAKKIEDRNYQLREEDSTKGIEVIQWRFPMENEREFRVNIWDFGGQEIYHATHQFFLTKRSLYVLVADTRKEDTDFYYWLNVVELLSDNSPLLIIKNEKQNRHREINERELRGQFTNLKETLPTNLATNRGLEQVLEQIKHYVKNLPHIGSPLPKTWVRVREALERDARNYISLDEYLNICQQNGFTQRNDKLQLSSYLHDLGVCLHFQEDPLLNKTVILKPKWGTDAVYKVLDNEKVIRNLGSFTGSDLANIWCEDEYATMHYELLRLMINFKLCYEIPRSKGNYIAPQLLSANQRPYNWDETNNLILRYTYEFMPKGIITQFIAAMHEFITEQKCVWKSGVLLSKDQTKAEVIEYYSKREIRIRLSGRHKRDLMTEVTLKLDEIHASYQRLKYDKLIPCDCYTCKDSQEPYFYLFENLKKRISDKKYEVECNKSYQTVHVLGLIDDVMGRSESLKAEEQMGGDFLPNSSVTIEGNIGTINVIQPSKQENNFMTEPSKQEENSKPEVQVTLPFAFRNGMFYLFVFVVVFCLIAFFGGSLPFHYLALTIIGTAIFIVLIGVLQLRQDNRLSEKSFVDLTKMVLEQLPLIGNIIKQFQGNK, translated from the coding sequence ATGGCAAACACGCCTCAACGTTACCTTGAAAAAATCCGAGAAGCGAAAGAAAAACAGCTTAAAGAATTAGATTTAAGCAATCATTGGAATACTCTAACAGAGATTCCTGCTGAGGTATTTGAACTGGGATGGTTGGAGGTATTGAATTTAAGCGGCAATCAATTAACGACGCTGCCAGAAGCGATCGCCCGCCTGCAACAACTCACTTCCCTGGATTTAAGCTACAACCAATTAACGACGCTGCCAGAAGCGATCGCCCGCCTGCAACAACTCACTTCCCTGGATTTAAGCTACAACCAATTAACGACGCTGCCAGAAGCGATCGCCCGCCTGCAACAACTCACTTCCCTGGATTTAAGCGATAACCAATTAACGACGCTGCCAGAAGCAATCGCCCACCTGCAACAACTCACTTCCCTGGATTTAAGCAATAACCAATTAACGACACTGCCAAAAGCGATCGCCCGCCTGGAACAACTCACTTCCCTGGATTTAAGGGGCAACCAATTAACGACGCTACCAGAAGCGATCGCCCGCCTGGAACAACTCACTTTCCTGGATTTAAGGGGCGACCAATTAACGACGCTGCCAGAAGCGATCACCCGCCTACAACAACTCACTTTCCTGGATTTAAGCTTCAACAAATTAACGGCGCTGCCAGAAGCGATCGCCCGCCTGGAACAACTCACTTCCCTGGATTTAAGGGGCAACCAATTAACGACACTGCCAGAAGCGATCGCCCGCCTGGAACAACTCACTTCCCTGTATTTAAGCTTCAACAAATTAACGGCGCTGCCAGAAGCGATCGCCCGCCTGGAACAACTCACTTCCCTGGATTTAAGGGGCAACTCCATTGAAAAGCCACCACCAGAAATTGTTGTAAAAGGTATTGCGGCAATTAGGGATTATTTCCGGCAACTGAAAGCAGAAGGCACAGATTATCTGTATGAAGCAAAGTTACTAATTGTCGGCGAAGGAGGCGCAGGTAAGACAACACTAGCGAAAAAGATTGAAGACCGAAATTATCAACTCCGAGAGGAAGACTCTACGAAGGGAATTGAGGTGATCCAGTGGCGTTTCCCAATGGAAAATGAGCGAGAATTTCGAGTCAATATCTGGGATTTTGGGGGGCAAGAGATTTACCATGCTACTCACCAGTTTTTCCTCACCAAGCGTTCCCTCTATGTCTTAGTGGCAGATACTCGCAAAGAAGACACGGATTTTTATTACTGGTTGAATGTAGTAGAACTGTTGAGTGATAACAGTCCGCTGCTAATCATCAAAAATGAGAAGCAAAACCGCCACAGAGAAATCAATGAACGTGAGTTACGGGGGCAGTTTACTAATCTGAAAGAAACTTTACCAACAAACCTTGCTACTAACAGAGGTTTAGAACAAGTTTTAGAACAAATTAAGCATTACGTTAAAAATCTACCCCATATTGGCAGTCCCCTCCCAAAAACCTGGGTTAGAGTTCGGGAAGCTTTGGAGAGGGACGCACGCAATTACATCAGCTTGGATGAATACCTGAATATCTGCCAACAAAATGGGTTCACTCAAAGAAATGACAAGTTGCAGCTGAGTAGCTATCTGCACGATTTGGGAGTATGCTTGCACTTCCAAGAAGACCCACTTTTGAATAAGACTGTCATCCTTAAACCCAAGTGGGGTACTGATGCAGTCTACAAAGTGCTGGATAATGAAAAGGTGATTCGCAACCTGGGTAGTTTCACAGGGTCTGACTTGGCAAACATCTGGTGTGAAGACGAATACGCCACGATGCATTATGAACTCTTGCGCCTGATGATCAATTTCAAGCTGTGCTACGAAATTCCTAGAAGCAAAGGAAATTATATTGCCCCACAATTGCTATCTGCCAATCAACGCCCATATAACTGGGATGAAACCAACAACCTGATTCTGCGTTACACTTACGAGTTCATGCCCAAGGGCATCATTACCCAGTTCATCGCCGCCATGCATGAGTTTATTACTGAACAAAAATGTGTCTGGAAAAGCGGCGTCCTTCTCAGCAAAGACCAGACAAAGGCAGAGGTGATTGAATATTACAGCAAGCGGGAGATTAGGATTCGATTGTCAGGTCGTCACAAAAGAGATTTGATGACCGAAGTTACGCTTAAACTCGATGAAATTCATGCCTCGTACCAGCGACTAAAGTACGACAAGTTAATTCCCTGTGATTGCTACACCTGCAAAGATAGCCAAGAGCCATACTTTTATCTATTTGAAAACTTAAAAAAACGTATTTCAGACAAAAAATATGAAGTCGAATGTAATAAGAGTTATCAAACAGTTCATGTCTTGGGCTTAATTGATGATGTAATGGGCAGAAGTGAGTCACTTAAAGCAGAAGAGCAGATGGGTGGCGATTTTCTGCCTAATTCCTCTGTCACAATTGAAGGAAATATTGGAACAATTAATGTAATTCAGCCATCAAAGCAAGAGAATAATTTTATGACAGAACCATCTAAACAGGAAGAAAATTCTAAACCAGAAGTGCAGGTTACGCTTCCGTTTGCGTTTAGAAATGGAATGTTCTATTTATTTGTATTTGTAGTTGTATTTTGTCTAATTGCATTTTTTGGTGGTTCGCTACCATTTCATTATCTAGCTTTAACAATTATTGGCACAGCAATATTTATCGTTTTAATAGGCGTTCTGCAACTCCGCCAAGATAACCGCCTATCTGAAAAATCTTTTGTAGATTTGACAAAAATGGTACTGGAACAGTTGCCTTTAATTGGCAATATTATTAAGCAGTTTCAAGGCAATAAATAA